The following proteins are co-located in the Zonotrichia albicollis isolate bZonAlb1 chromosome 1, bZonAlb1.hap1, whole genome shotgun sequence genome:
- the PPP1R3G gene encoding protein phosphatase 1 regulatory subunit 3G — protein MASPARPRQELAAEERRLRGAAPTVPRDGKREAAGERLVLLELRRCGRPPSPGPGQRQEEGEEEEDEGEAAAGEDCCGKCKKRVQFADSLGLSLASVKHFSDAEEPQVPPAALSHLQSPPGEERDPPPPGADPPPPALLLVPDFPDGGEPSAERLRRQRVCLERLGRPAAPTDVRGTVRVLGGPGPREVTVRYTFNEWLSFVDVPAAPLPPEPPAERYGFTLCVPPSLREGSALHFAIRYRSPQGEFWDNNGGRNYTLRCCGCPGGGPAAAAPPGPAAPRY, from the coding sequence ATGGCGAGCCCCGCACGCCCGCGGCAGGAGCTGGCGGCCGAGGAGCGGCGGCTCCGCGGCGCGGCCCCGACGGTGCCCCGCGACGGCAAGCGGGAGGCGGCGGGGGAgcggctggtgctgctggagctgcgcCGCTGCGGGCGGCCGCCGTCCCCCGGCCCCGGCCAGCggcaggaggagggggaggaggaggaagacgagggggaggcggcggcgggcgaAGATTGCTGCGGCAAGTGCAAGAAGCGGGTGCAGTTCGCCGACTCGCTGGGGCTGAGCCTCGCCAGCGTCAAGCACTTCAGCGACGCCGAGGAGCCGCAGGTGCCGCCCGCCGCGCTGTCGCACCTGCAGAGCCCGCCCGGAGAGGAGCGGgacccgccgccgcccggcgccgacccgccgccgcccgcgctGCTCCTGGTGCCCGACTTCCCCGACGGCGGCGAGCCCAGCGCCGAGCGGCTGCGGCGGCAGCGCGTCTGCCTGGAGCGCCTGGGGCGGCCCGCGGCGCCCACCGACGTGCGGGGCACGGTGCGAGTGCTGGGcggccccgggccccgggaggTGACGGTGCGCTACACCTTCAACGAGTGGCTCTCCTTCGTGGACGTCCCGGCCGCGCCGCTGCCCCCCGAGCCGCCGGCCGAGCGCTACGGCTTCACCCTGTGCGTCCCGCCGAGCCTGCGGGAGGGCTCGGCCCTGCACTTCGCCATCCGCTACCGCAGCCCGCAGGGAGAGTTCTGGGATAACAACGGAGGCCGCAACTACACGCTGCGCTGCTGCGGCTGTCCcgggggcggccccgccgccgccgccccgccgggccccgccgcgccccgctACTGA